One Oryctolagus cuniculus chromosome 7, mOryCun1.1, whole genome shotgun sequence genomic window, CCTCCACCTGGACGCACTAGCTGGCGCCAAGCAGCACAGAGGGAGGGCACACGTGATCACATGATTCTGTGCGCGGGAGTCACCGCTCCCCTTTCAGAGCTGAAAACCAGAGGCTGAAAGGGGTTGTGTAATTTATAGCCAAACCCTGCTCCTCTCACTGAGACCACACTCAAGTCCTGAAGGAACTCAGAAGAAATGATGACTTTTCCCTGGGGTGTGCCTGGAAAGATTTCATGGAGatcatttaaaatagaaagacatggaaataaaataaaaattacaaagacgCAAGCACGTCTAGCTTTCTGCTCACGTGACCCTAGAAGGCTGGCAGGTGGTGGTCCGGGTGCTTGGGTTCCCTCCTTTTacgttagaagctcctggctttgagcctggctgatgtgggatttggggagtgaaccagcagaagggagctctctccctgtatgtctgtgtctctttcttccaactgaatacaaaaacaaatcaataaaacattttttaaaagacatgagCAACAAACAAGCAGCTCCCCAGCGCCTGCTCGTCTCCGGGACTGTGCTTATCATGTCGCTGACTCGAGGAAGATGACCGCCGCCCTGCCACAGGTGATGCAAGGGGCTCGGGGAGCCGCAGTTAGTCAGGCCCTGATTATGGGGTCACTCCCATTAGACCTCATTTGAAGCGGCTCATGTGGCAACATCGGGGCCAAGCCCCTTCCCGGGTGCACTGAGAATACGGCTGTCCGACACTTCCCAGTTCCTGAGCTACTTTTGCACACTTCCCTGTgcccaaaggaagaaagacagtTACTCCAGGCTGCAGGGGATGACGACACCGAGCAGGCCGGCCACGCCCAGCCCCCACGCTGCGCTGCGGACGGTCCCAGGTCTGGAAGCTTCCGCGCCTCTCCCTCCTGGGCGCCTGCGTCCCGGGGAGGCATTTCCCCGCGCACACCTGCTACCGCTTCTGTGTAGATGTCCGACTCCGATGCCTCGTGGGCTGCTCTAGAGCAAAGCCCGTGTCTCACACCTCTCTGTAGCCTCAGTATTTTGACCTCTCATTACAGTCGCCTTTATTAGTACCACTTTTAAATTGTTCTCCAGAAGGAAATACGCCTGCCGTGATCCCTGTTGTCTGGGATTCGGGGGCTTCGACCCGATCTGCCACTCAATTTTTTGTTATAGGTTCTTTCCCAAGCTGTCATCCCCTCACGCCTCACGGAGTTTCGCCCAGTATCATCTCCAACGTCCGAAAGAATTCGCCCTGTACaaagatggctgcaaccgcctcACTTCCGGTATCACGTGACGCTCCCACAGCCGTCACGTGACACGCCCACCTTCTGGAGCCGGAATTAACCTCGGGGTTTGTTCGATGCCTGTCCATACCTGCATCCCTGTTTTCATTCAGTGGCTCCTCCAGCTCTCCAAGATCTGGCACCCCTGCGGGCTTTTCCTCATCCGGTGACCCTGAGGTGATGGAGCTTCCCCGTCATTCCGGAGAGGTAACTGAGCCAGGGGTCTCCGTGGCTGTGTCCTGCTGCTTCTGGACTCTTGGCCAGCCAGGCTCTGGAATTAATTGGAGGGGGTTCTCTGAACCCAGACCCTCGTGGCTTTTTGAGCAAGGCACGGATGGAGCGAGTGCCAGGTCGAGGTTGAAATGCGTGGGAAGAGGGGCGAGGAGCgtcccgggctgggctggggcgggcaGCGAGCTGTCAGCAGCAGAGGAGTTGCAGGGAGCGATGTGCCCAGGTGTCTCCGGGTCTTGTCCGGTCCCTCTTGAGGGAAGCGACTGGGCTGTGGGCACCTGTGGGCTGCCAAGCCCTGCCCAGGAGAGGGCTTGGGGGTGGAGGGCCTGCCTTCTCGTAACTCCTCATTCTGTTCTCAGGAATGTTCCAAGCACCAGGGCAGGGTAGCCATGATGGCTGCCAGCCTCACGGGGTTGCTGCTGCTTCAGGCAGTGTCATGGGCATCAGGTGAGTGAGTGAAGAAGGAGAAGGCAGCTCTCCGCCTTCTCCCTTCCAGTCCGTGGGTGACCTTTTTTGTAGGTGCTCCGTGAACTCTTTAGAGGGATTGGCGACTAACCTTGGGGTGGGGTTGCAGCGGGAAGATTTTGAATCCTGAGCAGTGTGCCCATTCTCCTCACCCTCACCCTTTGGCCCTCgcctctgctctgccccctccTTCCCAGGTGCTCGCCCCTGCATCGCCAAAAGCTTTGGCTACAGCTCCGTGGTCTGTGTCTGCAATGCCACATACTGTGACTCTCTCGACCCCCTGACCCTTCCTGCCCTCGGCACCTTCAGCCGCTACGAGAGCACACGCAGTGGGCGTCGGATGGAGCTGAGCACAGGGACCTTCCAGGCCAATCGCACGGGTACAGGTAACCACGACATCCCTCACCCCTAAGCCAGGCTGGGTCCTCCTGGAGCTAAACCATGCAGGGACCGCCATGGAGCTGCTCCCCTGGACACTGACGCCCTTTATTCCCTGTGGGTgtccccagggctgctgctgaccCTGCAGCCAGAAGAGAAGTTCCAGAAAATAAAGGGATTCGGAGGGGCCATGACAGATGCTGCTGCTCTCAACATCCTCGCCCTGTCACCCGCTGCCCAAGATCTGCTTCTCAAATCGTACTTCTCTAAAGAAGGTAAGGAAGAGGACTggcgcgtggctcacttggctaatcctccgcctgtggcgccggcatcccataggagcaccgggttctagtcccggttgctcctcttccagtccagctctctgctgtggcctgggagtgcagtggaggatggcccaagtgcttgggccctgcacccccatgggagaccaggataagtacctggctcctggcttcggaccagcgcagcaccggccgtagcggccatttggggagtgaaccaacggaaggaagacctttctctctgtctcatggtctaactctatatgtcaaataaaaaaaagaaggtgagGAAGAGGGGGCAGGAGGACATGGAACCATCACAACTTTCCTCTTACCTTTCTCCAACATTTATTCCTCTGCTAACGGCCAGGAACATAACATTGCCCTGCCGGTCTGCTAAGTGCCTGGGGATGCTCAGGCTGACAGGGGCCTGTGCTTCCCCcaggagctggcccagccccttctgGCCCTGACTCAGAGATCACTGAGGCCTGGCAAATGATTAGCCTAGACCCCTGTTCTCCTGCTGACTATGAATCCCATCTCTCGGTCCTCCTTTTCTGCAGGAATTGAATATAATATTATCCGGGTGCCCATGGCCAGCTGCGACTTCTCTATCCGCGTCTACACCTATGCCGACACCCCTGATGACTTCCTGTTGCAGAACTTCAGCCTCCCAGAGGAAGACACCAAGCTCAAGGTGGgtgctctggctgcttcaggcCCTCATGGCATCAGTGTCTAGGGGGCTGAGAGCCTTCAGGCTGGAGCAGGCTCTAGAGAGATCTAGAACTGCCCCCTGCTCCGTCTGTCCTGAGGGTGGGAGCTGATGGCTGGACCTGACGTGCTGGTTGGGCCAGTCTGCTTGTATTCCAGCTCTGggtgtctctctcctcactgccttTGTCTCTAGATACCCCTGATTCACCGAGCCCTGCAAATGGCCCAgcgccctgtctctctcttcgCCAGTCCCTGGACATCACCTACTTGGCTCAAGACCAACGGGGCAGTGAATGGGAAGGGGTCAATCAAAGGTCAACCGGGGGATCTCTAccaccagatctgggccagataCTTTGTCAAGTAAGGGATCAGCAAGGCCagggggcctgggctggcctcCCCTTTGGGCACCCTGCTCCACATCCCCATCCTCGACCTCTTCCTTCGGGGCTCTGCCTGCCCAGTTTTCCCCACTCCATCAGGCCTCCTGTTCCCCAGGGCCTTGCTCTACTTTCTTGAGCAGGATCACTCACGCCTGTCCCCCCGCCAGGTTCCTGGATGCCTATGCTGAGCACAAGTTACAGTTCTGGGCAGTGACCGCTGAGAACGAGCCTTCTGCAGGGTTGATTAGCGGGTACCCTTTCCAGTGCCTGGGCTTCACCCCTGAACACCAGCGAGACTTCATCGCCCGTGACTTGGGTCCGGCCCTTGCCAACAGTACTCACCGTGATGTCCGCCTGCTCATACTGGATGACCAGCGTTTGCTGCTGCCCTACTGGGCACAGGTGGTAAGGCCCAGGGCCTCGGTCCCTCGGTGACCCCTAAATCCAGCATCTAAAAGACTGCCAAAATCAGAGTGCCACCCCCGCCTCAATTTTTTAAacgttttaaattttttttcccctttattcatttgagaagcagagagagagagagtgagagaatgagagaatgagagagtgcTCCATTTacctgttcactcccaaattcctATAATGGTGGGGAGTCCTGAAGCTGGGGGCTatgaccaggtctcccacgtgggtgggaggaacccaattacttgaactatcactgctgcctcccagggtgccttagcaaggaactggattcacgagccagagctaggcactgaatGCAGGCACTCTTGATGTAGGACAGCTTAATCAATAGGCCAAACGCCTCTgcctgctttattttatttattttttatcttgaaaggcagagagacagaggtatccTATCAGCTGGTTCTCCTTCAAAAAGCCTGCAAtaactgtggctgggccaggccaaaggcaggagctgggaactcaatttgggtctcccatgtgggtgatgggatCCAACCACCTGAGCTGTCATCTCTTGTCTTCCAAGGTACACGTCAGAAGGAAACGAAtcgggagtggagctaggaccaAAACTAGGCACTCTCATATGTGATCCCAAGCGGTGCCACGTACCTGACCCCTACCCCAACCCTTAACTTCTAtggagcacccagggctgggtccaGGTACACAGGCCACCCACCACCTGCTCTGGACCTCCAGGGTCCCACAGATCCCCATGGTTGCTTTAAGTTTGACCCCCCCTCCCCAAACTGCATTCATCTCAGGACCCCTAGTTccccttccagaaccttctgtgCAGCACCTGGCGTCAGTGGGTTTCCTTTCCTGTGCAGGTGCTGACAGACCCAGAGGCAGCTAAGTATGTTCACGGCATTGCTGTGCACTGGTACCTGGACTTTCTGGCTCCAGCAAAAGCCACCCTGGGGGCGACCCACCGCCTGTTCCCCAACACCACGCTCTTTGCTTCAGAGGCCTGCGTGGGCTCCAAGTTCTGGGAGCAGAGTGTGCGACTGGGCTCCTGGGACCGAGGGACACAGTACAGCCACAGCATCATCACGGTGAGCCGAGCCACCTCCCTCACACACAGCGGGCCACCCGGAGCCTCCTCTCACCCACGCTGCCGGCCTTCCTCTCTTCCCAAGCCAGCTTATCCTTGGGGCAATGTTGGGTTCCcttgattctctgcctttcatttccATTGCAGACCTGCACACCTCAGGCAGCTGCACTTGTCTCTACTTCTCAGCCCCCTTCACAAGCTTCTCTCCTTACTCAAGAGAATACCCCCCCAAGGGTGAGCCACCCACAGCTCCCATCTCCCTCCTGGGACCTCGTGTTGAGGCTTTGTCTCTTTGCCCTTGTCCCTACCTTAGAATCTCCTCTACCACGTGGTCGGCTGGACCGACTGGAACCTCGCCCTGAACCCTGAAGGGGGCCCCAACTGGGTACGCAACTTTGTCGACAGCCCCATCATAGTTGACATTGCCAAGGACACATTTTACAAACAGCCCATGTTCTACCACCTCGGCCACTTCAGGTGAATGGAGGGCGGGCACCCCCATTCCTCACCAGGCCTATCACATCCTGCACGGGGCTTACGTCACCTCACACCACGCAAGACCAGGAGGATGTTCAGGGTGGGAACCTTGCGAGAGGCACACCCACCCCCTTGCACCATCCAGGCCAAGAGTGACAGGGTGGCATCAGAGACACATAACCCGAATGCCCGGTGTTGAGGCTGGGGTgtgggagggcagggcagtggcCAGTGGCACAGCTGGAGTCCGAAAGGGGTAGGGCAGGAGCTACCGGTGAGGGTGAGGGGTGGCTGACTTCTTAGGTAACGGTGCGAGGGAGGTGCCTGGAGGGCCCCTGGGCTGGCCTAGGGTCCCTGATCATGCCTGTTCCCGCAAGCAGCAAGTTCATTCCTGAGGGCTCCCAGAGAGTGGGGCTGCTTGCCAGCGCCAAGAACAACCTGGACACAGTGGCCCTGATGCGGCCCGATGGCTCTGCGGTGGTGGTTGTGCTGAACCGGTGAGGGCAACAGCAGGGTCTGGGAACTGGCAGGTGGCGGGGTGGTGGGCCTCGGCGGGCGCACGCTCAGCTTCCCCTCTCCCTGTGCAGCTCCTCTAAGGACGTGCCACTTACCATCGAGGATCCTGCCATGGGCTTCCTGGAGACGATCTCGCCTGGCTACTCCATCCACACCTACCTGTGGCGTCGCCAGTGATGGAGCAGACACCCAGGGAGGCATGGGCATTAAAGGGACAGTCGGAGCACACGCTGTGATGAAACAGGGCCACCACGGGGCCGGGGGAGCCGACAGTGCTGGAAGCAGGGGGCAGTGGTTTGGGTGACTCACTCTCCACTCTGGTCAGTGCCAggggctcctggcccccagggaAAGATCAGGAAGCCCTGGTGTCCCCCCCTCCCCGTGCTTGTGTAAGCATGTGCGTGCTGGTTGCCTGTGGAAACTGGGTCCAGGCCCAGGCTGAGCTCACTGTCTGTATAAACACAGGTTagggggggcggcggcggggggagTGCTTAAGGAAAAGAGACTAGGAAAGCTGGACCCAGAACTGAGGAATGTGTCTTTCCTGGAGATGCAGAACGGGGTCATGCAGGAGCAGTGTCAGCATCGGGGCAGAAGCAAAGGAGAGGCCTCGagtgcctctctgccttttctggccaaagccagagaaAACGGTAGCCCTCAAAGGAGAGGATATTTGATACCAGTCGGTGTGAGCAGCTTTATTCTGGGGGCAGCACCCGTGTCTGGCTGCACCAACAATGGGGAGGCGCGGGGCCTCTGGAATGCATGACAGTAGAAAAATCAGTCCTGGGAGCACGCGGGGAAGTCACTCCTCTTCATCCTCctcagccaggcccagggcctgggtgccTGGGGCGCGGGCAGGTGTTGCCCGCTGGATGGAGACGATGCCGCTGAGCAGGGCGTAGCCCACCATGGCCGCCAGCCCCGCCAGCACAGACAGGATCTGGTTTCGACGCCCGTATGGCTCCTCCTCAGTCTCTGGGCCTGCTGGTGCCTGGCGTGGTGGTGGCGCCTCAGCTGAGGGGCAAGGATACAGGGTGGATTGGCGATGCTTgctcctggggccctgcccaTCCTCCCCCGGACTGGATGCCCAGCTGGCCCTTACCTCCATCCCAGGGGAAGTAGAGGCTGAGGATGTGGGTGCAGTAGGCACAGAGGTTGTGGAGGCCCCGCAAGTGGGCCTGCAGTTTCCCGCTGGGCAGCtttgcctgcagcagcagggccaAGTGGCTGAAGACAAAGGCGTCCAGGGAAGCAGGGCTGGAGCAGAGAGAAGGGTGGCATGGGGCAGGAGCGCTGGGCTGCAGGAGCGCCCGCCCTGGGAGGTGGGCTCTGGGCAGCAGAGGGTCGCCACAGGAGGACAGGACACGCCGTCCTGGACCTGGCGGGGAGGGTTCCCCAGGTGGCGCCAGCCTGGCTCTGAATGGGGCTCTATCCCAGGGTTGCATAAAGGGCACATTGAGTGTCCTGCAGCCTTGCAGGCCCCTCCTGCGCCTGGCTGCCCTCCCATCCCACCCTGCAGTACCACCGAGGAGGCTCTGACCGCACACACAGCCCCACTGTCACCAGAGCAggagcccaccccagccctggccgctacGTGGGAACCTGTATCTTCCTCCAAGCCCCTCATGACCCTCTTGGAGTCAGACTCACGCATCTCCAAAGAAGAACTTCTGGGAGCCCAGGCGCTGAGAGAGGAGGGTCAGGCATTCGCGAGCCTCCTGGTACAGCTGTAGACAGGACACAGGTAGGCCTGCAGCCGCGGGAGCGGGGCCGCCTCCCCCCCGGCCATCATCCTGGGGCCCATCTCACACGACGGCCGCTGTCCCTGAGCTACCTCCTTCTCCAGCTCTTCCTCGTTCTCAGGCCTGTGCCCCCCGCACAGCAGCTGCAGCCGCTCCATGTACTGCCGCTGCATGCGGCCGGGCAGGAAGAAGTTGAGGGGGAAGGGCATAGCCTCCGCGTACCACTTCCGTGTCACTTCCACATAGTTCTTGGCGTCTATCCAAAAAGTATGTATCTGCATTGGGTAGGCAGGAAGAGGCGGGTCTGAGGCAGCACACCTGCTTAGCTCGGGTGGGAGTCCGACCCCCATGCTGCTGTGAGCCTGGGCCCCGGCCCTGCTGGCCACGGACGCTCGGAGGGCTGGGCACACTCACCAGCACGGGTAGCAGCTTCTCCTCCAACAGAGACATGAAGGCCAAGGTGTCTGCCCCCTGTCGGGCTGACAGATCATAATCGGCATTGTACTTCTGTGGAGGAAATAGACATTCAGGGGGGCACTCCCCCAGGGACGGGAGATGGTGCCCACCTCCCCGCCCCGCCAGGCCCTGAGTGTAGCAGAGGTACAGCGAGGAGCTCTGCCCACCGAGGCCCCCTCGCCTGGGCCCAGCCAGTAGCCTGTTGCTGTTGGCACAAAGCCTGGACCTTGGAGCCCGCTGGCCGTCAAGGTCCTGTGCCCactggggggaggaaggaaggcccGGCCGCAAACTAGGAGCAGCTCCCAGAGTTTCCACGGAAAGCTGGCAGCACGCCTGCGGACGGCAACTTTCTAACAGTAACTTCCCCGATCCAGACACCACAGAGTTAGCAGATCAGAGCTCAGATGCAGGTTGGGCCTCGGTCCACGCCTCAGGAACCAGGAGACGCCATCCGCACACACCCTGGACCTAGCAAACCCACGCCCAGGACCCCCTGGCTTGTTCCTTCAGTGCCCCGCTCTTGGCCACTT contains:
- the GBA1 gene encoding lysosomal acid glucosylceramidase isoform X1; the encoded protein is MELPRHSGEECSKHQGRVAMMAASLTGLLLLQAVSWASGARPCIAKSFGYSSVVCVCNATYCDSLDPLTLPALGTFSRYESTRSGRRMELSTGTFQANRTGTGLLLTLQPEEKFQKIKGFGGAMTDAAALNILALSPAAQDLLLKSYFSKEGIEYNIIRVPMASCDFSIRVYTYADTPDDFLLQNFSLPEEDTKLKIPLIHRALQMAQRPVSLFASPWTSPTWLKTNGAVNGKGSIKGQPGDLYHQIWARYFVKFLDAYAEHKLQFWAVTAENEPSAGLISGYPFQCLGFTPEHQRDFIARDLGPALANSTHRDVRLLILDDQRLLLPYWAQVVLTDPEAAKYVHGIAVHWYLDFLAPAKATLGATHRLFPNTTLFASEACVGSKFWEQSVRLGSWDRGTQYSHSIITNLLYHVVGWTDWNLALNPEGGPNWVRNFVDSPIIVDIAKDTFYKQPMFYHLGHFSKFIPEGSQRVGLLASAKNNLDTVALMRPDGSAVVVVLNRSSKDVPLTIEDPAMGFLETISPGYSIHTYLWRRQ
- the MTX1 gene encoding metaxin-1, which gives rise to MRLGGPPRSPRSGPSPEGPRSSPGHVHFGKSPQGQPRRARDPSPRPAAPPGLRGSARPRRRDSPRRAWPAALPLGGGRLWMGRRPPSPEARGPAPRRPAASPAQKSRASPGASPGPQPGAARGAAGGGPAQGRADAYREVLPGQRAGKMAAPMELFCWSGGWGLPSVDLDSLAVLTYARFTGAPLKVHKITNPWRSPSGTLPALRTSHGEVISVSHKIITHLRKEKYNADYDLSARQGADTLAFMSLLEEKLLPVLIHTFWIDAKNYVEVTRKWYAEAMPFPLNFFLPGRMQRQYMERLQLLCGGHRPENEEELEKELYQEARECLTLLSQRLGSQKFFFGDAPASLDAFVFSHLALLLQAKLPSGKLQAHLRGLHNLCAYCTHILSLYFPWDGAEAPPPRQAPAGPETEEEPYGRRNQILSVLAGLAAMVGYALLSGIVSIQRATPARAPGTQALGLAEEDEEE
- the GBA1 gene encoding lysosomal acid glucosylceramidase isoform X2, encoding MMAASLTGLLLLQAVSWASGARPCIAKSFGYSSVVCVCNATYCDSLDPLTLPALGTFSRYESTRSGRRMELSTGTFQANRTGTGLLLTLQPEEKFQKIKGFGGAMTDAAALNILALSPAAQDLLLKSYFSKEGIEYNIIRVPMASCDFSIRVYTYADTPDDFLLQNFSLPEEDTKLKIPLIHRALQMAQRPVSLFASPWTSPTWLKTNGAVNGKGSIKGQPGDLYHQIWARYFVKFLDAYAEHKLQFWAVTAENEPSAGLISGYPFQCLGFTPEHQRDFIARDLGPALANSTHRDVRLLILDDQRLLLPYWAQVVLTDPEAAKYVHGIAVHWYLDFLAPAKATLGATHRLFPNTTLFASEACVGSKFWEQSVRLGSWDRGTQYSHSIITNLLYHVVGWTDWNLALNPEGGPNWVRNFVDSPIIVDIAKDTFYKQPMFYHLGHFSKFIPEGSQRVGLLASAKNNLDTVALMRPDGSAVVVVLNRSSKDVPLTIEDPAMGFLETISPGYSIHTYLWRRQ